Proteins from a single region of SAR202 cluster bacterium:
- a CDS encoding trehalose-6-phosphate synthase — MTAAGRLVIVSNRLPSLQQPSDSGDAQSLPVGGLVSALSSALAHRKALWVGWSGEVSEKVASIRPAISDAGGVTLAALDLSRGEINQFYNNFCNRTLWPLLHSFPGKMAVSHEAYRAYLRANRHYAEAVAGMLDKDDVVWVHDYHLLALGSELRKLGWTGKTGFFLHTPFPPAELFAVLPWAPRILEMIMDFDLFGLHTRQYARNLYDALSAELPGAVIGDSFIYGERSLNIRVYPIGIDPAPFADPAFGSTATELGSFLKREGRRHHIVLGVDRLDYTKGIVQRLQTFEHLLEHYPALRGEISLVQISAPSRSRVPEYVEERQRVDELVGRINGRYSEGEWIPIRYLYRSFPQDELVGFYREADVCLITPLRYGMNLVAKEFVAAQLDDPGVLVLSKFCGAAEMMQDALIVNPYDIEGTAAAIYRALRMPKSARVRRRDALMQNINAFTAQAWSEAFLGDLEGV; from the coding sequence ATGACCGCTGCTGGACGCCTTGTGATAGTCTCCAATCGGCTGCCGTCCTTGCAGCAGCCTTCGGATAGCGGCGACGCCCAGAGTCTGCCGGTGGGCGGCCTGGTGAGCGCCCTCAGCTCCGCGCTGGCGCACAGGAAGGCGCTGTGGGTCGGCTGGAGCGGCGAGGTGTCCGAGAAAGTCGCCTCCATACGCCCAGCGATTTCCGATGCGGGAGGGGTCACCCTCGCCGCCCTCGATCTGTCTCGCGGAGAGATTAACCAGTTCTACAACAACTTCTGCAACCGCACGCTCTGGCCCCTGCTGCACAGCTTCCCGGGCAAAATGGCCGTCAGCCACGAAGCCTACCGGGCCTACCTCAGGGCGAACCGGCACTACGCCGAGGCTGTGGCGGGCATGCTGGACAAGGACGATGTGGTCTGGGTCCATGACTATCATCTCCTGGCGCTGGGTTCCGAATTGCGCAAGCTGGGCTGGACAGGGAAGACTGGCTTCTTCCTGCATACGCCATTCCCGCCGGCGGAGCTATTCGCCGTTCTGCCCTGGGCGCCGCGCATCCTTGAAATGATCATGGACTTCGATCTCTTCGGGCTCCACACCCGGCAGTACGCCCGCAATTTGTACGACGCCCTCTCGGCCGAGCTCCCCGGCGCCGTGATAGGCGACTCGTTCATCTACGGCGAGCGCTCGCTCAACATCCGCGTTTATCCCATCGGTATCGATCCGGCGCCATTCGCGGACCCCGCGTTCGGTTCGACGGCGACCGAGCTGGGCTCATTCCTTAAGCGAGAAGGCAGAAGGCACCACATCGTGCTCGGTGTCGACAGGCTGGACTATACAAAGGGGATTGTTCAGCGACTGCAGACGTTCGAGCACTTGCTGGAGCACTATCCGGCGCTCAGGGGAGAGATAAGCCTCGTGCAGATATCGGCCCCTTCGCGCAGCCGGGTGCCGGAGTATGTGGAAGAGCGACAGCGGGTGGACGAGCTCGTTGGGCGCATCAACGGCCGCTATTCTGAAGGCGAATGGATCCCCATCCGGTACCTTTACAGGTCGTTTCCGCAAGACGAGCTGGTGGGCTTTTACCGGGAGGCGGACGTGTGCCTGATAACGCCGCTGAGGTACGGTATGAACCTGGTGGCCAAGGAGTTCGTGGCGGCGCAGCTTGACGACCCCGGCGTGCTCGTCCTCTCCAAATTCTGCGGCGCGGCGGAGATGATGCAGGACGCCCTCATCGTCAACCCGTATGACATTGAGGGCACCGCCGCAGCAATCTACCGCGCCCTGCGCATGCCGAAGTCGGCCCGCGTGCGCCGGCGGGACGCGCTCATGCAGAACATCAATGCTTTCACTGCGCAGGCGTGGTCGGAGGCGTTTCTGGGCGACCTTGAGGGCGTGTAA
- a CDS encoding L-threonine 3-dehydrogenase, translating into MTAVRKIGREKGFVVERVPIPKVGSHDVLVQVEAASVCGTDLHLWKWDEWAAQRIKPPLTVGHEFAGTVVEVGESVEHAKVGDYVSAESHVTCGMCFQCRTGQAHMCPQTKILGIDRDGAFAEYISIPEKVVWQNDRSKLPPEIATLQEPFGNAVFSTLAHDLAGQSVAVLGCGPVGLFSISIAKASGASNVLATDINDYRLGLAKTLGAKTFNPRNNPTKMETWKWLVQANEGFGVDIVLEMSGAPLAIDDAFKAVRNGGRVTLFGIPSAPVKIDVAESMIFKNLTVLALNGRRIFDTWYRTRWLLESGVVDLRPLITHQMGLEDVNKAAGLLDGGEACKIILRPKPDGKKVSGSTSGTSDTDANVRGHLMHR; encoded by the coding sequence ATGACGGCTGTCCGCAAGATTGGACGCGAAAAGGGGTTCGTTGTCGAGAGGGTGCCGATTCCGAAGGTCGGCTCGCACGATGTCCTTGTTCAAGTAGAGGCGGCCAGCGTTTGCGGCACGGACCTCCACCTCTGGAAGTGGGACGAATGGGCGGCGCAGCGAATCAAGCCGCCGCTGACGGTGGGACACGAGTTCGCGGGCACTGTCGTTGAAGTAGGTGAGTCGGTGGAGCACGCCAAGGTTGGCGATTACGTCTCCGCCGAGAGCCACGTAACATGCGGCATGTGCTTCCAGTGCCGGACCGGCCAGGCCCACATGTGCCCGCAGACGAAGATCCTCGGCATCGACCGGGACGGCGCGTTCGCCGAGTACATCTCCATCCCGGAGAAGGTGGTCTGGCAGAACGACCGGAGCAAGCTTCCGCCGGAGATCGCCACGCTCCAGGAGCCGTTCGGGAACGCCGTCTTCTCCACGCTTGCGCACGATCTGGCCGGTCAGAGCGTTGCAGTGCTCGGCTGCGGCCCCGTCGGACTCTTCTCGATCAGCATCGCAAAGGCCTCTGGCGCTTCCAACGTTCTGGCTACGGACATTAACGACTACAGGCTCGGCCTGGCAAAGACCCTGGGCGCCAAGACCTTCAATCCACGAAACAACCCCACGAAGATGGAGACCTGGAAGTGGCTCGTCCAGGCCAACGAAGGGTTCGGGGTCGACATCGTTCTGGAGATGAGCGGCGCGCCCCTGGCCATCGACGACGCCTTCAAGGCGGTCCGCAACGGAGGTCGCGTGACGCTGTTCGGCATACCCTCAGCGCCCGTGAAGATCGACGTTGCGGAGAGCATGATCTTCAAAAACCTTACAGTGCTGGCCCTGAATGGCCGGCGCATCTTTGACACCTGGTACCGGACGCGGTGGCTGCTGGAGAGCGGTGTGGTAGACCTGCGGCCGCTTATTACGCACCAGATGGGCCTTGAGGATGTCAACAAGGCCGCCGGCCTGCTGGACGGAGGCGAGGCCTGCAAGATAATCCTGCGTCCCAAGCCGGACGGCAAAAAAGTGAGCGGCAGCACCAGCGGAACGTCAGACACCGATGCGAACGTCCGCGGTCACCTGATGCACCGGTAA
- a CDS encoding MgtC/SapB family protein, whose amino-acid sequence MEQEITLAARMALALSLGIAIGWEREGARKPAGLRTQTLVCMGAALFTIVSIFGFAAGWDNARVAAQIVTGIGFLGAGTILREGANVKGLTTAATIWTAAAIGMASGAGLYLIAIVSTALTLFVLRFMPTGGK is encoded by the coding sequence ATGGAGCAGGAAATTACACTGGCCGCCAGAATGGCGCTGGCGCTGTCGTTGGGCATTGCGATCGGATGGGAGCGCGAGGGCGCCCGGAAGCCGGCGGGGCTGCGGACCCAGACGCTTGTGTGCATGGGAGCAGCTCTTTTTACGATCGTCTCCATATTCGGCTTCGCCGCCGGGTGGGACAACGCCCGCGTCGCCGCCCAGATCGTTACCGGCATCGGCTTTCTTGGGGCCGGGACCATTCTTCGCGAAGGGGCCAATGTCAAAGGCCTGACAACGGCTGCAACCATTTGGACCGCCGCGGCCATCGGCATGGCATCCGGGGCCGGGCTGTATCTCATCGCGATTGTGTCTACCGCCCTTACCTTATTTGTCCTGCGTTTCATGCCCACCGGCGGCAAATGA
- a CDS encoding cysteine synthase family protein codes for MRSPMPPVELLQMIGNTPLVRLKRLSPRRGVSVYAKLEGQNPSGSIKDRVVLGMIRAAEHRGDLRPGMTIVEASSGNTAIALAMIGKQMGYSASVVVPKDAAPNIGDILNAYGAEVVWCESRGGMKGAIEQAREMGARAGCYYLGQFVDQVNIQTHYECTGKEIAEALDRIDVFVAGIGTSGTIMGVGRRLREKFPQVRIIGVEPQMGERLQGLRNISEGYMPSLLDMDMLSGRFLLDSASAIRATHRIIQSEGILAGVSAGATVHVAMRLAEKMDEGNIVVMFSDGAWKYLPARPWDAAARGDEQLDETYWW; via the coding sequence ATGCGGAGTCCAATGCCCCCGGTTGAACTACTCCAAATGATCGGCAACACGCCGCTCGTCAGGCTCAAGCGCCTTTCTCCCAGGCGGGGAGTCAGCGTTTACGCCAAGCTTGAAGGACAGAACCCGTCCGGGAGCATCAAGGACAGGGTCGTCCTGGGGATGATCCGGGCGGCCGAGCACCGTGGCGACCTCCGGCCCGGTATGACCATCGTAGAGGCGAGCAGCGGGAACACCGCAATCGCGCTGGCGATGATCGGCAAGCAGATGGGCTATTCGGCAAGCGTCGTGGTCCCGAAGGACGCCGCCCCGAACATCGGCGACATACTGAACGCGTACGGCGCGGAGGTCGTCTGGTGCGAGTCGCGGGGCGGCATGAAGGGCGCAATTGAGCAGGCGAGGGAAATGGGCGCCAGGGCCGGATGCTACTACCTTGGCCAGTTTGTGGACCAGGTGAACATCCAGACTCACTACGAGTGCACGGGCAAAGAGATAGCCGAGGCGCTGGACCGCATAGACGTATTCGTCGCGGGGATCGGCACCAGCGGGACAATTATGGGAGTGGGCCGGCGGCTGCGCGAGAAGTTTCCACAAGTCAGGATCATTGGCGTTGAGCCGCAAATGGGCGAGCGGCTACAAGGTCTTAGGAACATCTCTGAGGGGTATATGCCCTCGCTGCTGGACATGGACATGCTCTCCGGCAGGTTCCTCCTGGACAGCGCGAGCGCCATCCGGGCCACCCATAGAATCATCCAGTCCGAAGGAATCCTCGCAGGCGTCTCAGCGGGCGCGACAGTTCACGTGGCTATGCGCCTGGCAGAAAAAATGGATGAGGGAAACATCGTCGTCATGTTTTCCGACGGAGCGTGGAAGTACCTCCCCGCGCGCCCGTGGGACGCGGCGGCGCGCGGAGACGAACAACTGGACGAAACGTACTGGTGGTAA
- a CDS encoding universal stress protein — MFNKVLVPLDGSELAEAILPYVERFAASLGSRVMLLTVIDPDDAAPAAGRQGETGNGGIGAALSTAAKERLTALTKRLVDHGVSAAFSISTGIAAEEIVRVAEAERCDIIAMATHGRNMLGRGVLGSVTDKVLHSASVPVLTINPRESDSAQNLRRAEISKVIVPLDGSELAERALPFGEEIAGRMSLELELVRIVRIGASPYMGTVYSPPVYFDEVLQGEAKAYLAEVAKRVAERGLKVNWKVFLGHPSGTLVDYARETRDEIIVMTTDGRSGLTKWILGSVAESVVRHTGDAVLIVPS, encoded by the coding sequence ATGTTTAACAAGGTCCTTGTACCCCTGGACGGCTCCGAACTGGCGGAGGCCATTTTGCCATATGTGGAGCGGTTCGCGGCGTCCCTTGGAAGCAGGGTTATGTTGCTCACTGTGATAGACCCGGATGACGCCGCGCCGGCGGCGGGAAGGCAGGGAGAAACAGGCAACGGGGGAATCGGCGCGGCCCTTTCAACCGCGGCGAAGGAGCGGCTGACGGCGTTGACGAAGCGCCTGGTTGATCACGGGGTGAGCGCTGCCTTTTCCATATCGACCGGCATCGCGGCCGAGGAGATCGTGCGCGTGGCTGAGGCGGAGAGGTGCGACATAATCGCGATGGCTACTCACGGGCGAAATATGCTCGGCCGGGGTGTGCTGGGCTCCGTGACGGACAAAGTGCTCCACTCCGCCAGTGTCCCCGTTCTCACCATTAACCCGAGGGAGAGCGACTCGGCTCAGAACCTCAGGCGGGCCGAGATTTCAAAAGTCATTGTGCCGCTGGACGGTTCGGAGCTTGCAGAGCGCGCACTCCCATTTGGTGAGGAGATTGCGGGGCGTATGTCCCTGGAGCTAGAGCTCGTCAGGATCGTTCGGATCGGGGCCTCCCCATATATGGGCACGGTCTATTCGCCGCCGGTGTATTTTGACGAAGTGCTGCAGGGGGAGGCAAAGGCGTACCTGGCTGAGGTCGCAAAACGGGTGGCGGAAAGAGGGCTCAAGGTGAACTGGAAGGTGTTCCTGGGACATCCCTCAGGCACACTGGTCGATTATGCGCGGGAGACCCGGGACGAGATTATCGTCATGACCACGGACGGACGTTCCGGACTGACCAAGTGGATACTGGGCAGCGTTGCGGAGAGCGTCGTCAGGCACACAGGTGATGCCGTACTGATCGTCCCGTCGTAG
- a CDS encoding ATP-binding cassette domain-containing protein — protein sequence MTSALQLENVSKTYGKRRVVDGVSMEVSRGEVFGLLGPNGSGKTTSIRMALDIIKPDSGTVSLLGDMPLRDALSRVGYLPEERGLYQRSKVTEILSFLGRLKRMEPSKAAARAAEMLQRVGLYEHRDKKVNALSRGMNQLVQFAGALIHEPDLIVLDEPFSGLDPLNVKLMKEIIGEQKARGAAVIFSTHQMADVEELCQRVFLISDGKRLLYGDLMEIKRARGKRNVRVSAPSVLESIPGVSRAERRNGFMEYVLGESLKPEHVLRAYLDAGLPVDRYEVALPTLNEIFIEEVSRARASR from the coding sequence GTGACCTCAGCATTGCAGTTGGAGAACGTCAGCAAGACCTACGGCAAGAGACGCGTGGTGGACGGCGTGTCAATGGAAGTCTCGCGGGGAGAGGTATTCGGACTGCTGGGGCCGAACGGCTCCGGCAAGACCACATCTATCAGAATGGCGCTGGACATCATCAAGCCCGACTCAGGCACCGTGAGCCTCCTTGGCGATATGCCACTGCGTGACGCGCTCTCACGGGTGGGTTATTTGCCGGAGGAGCGCGGTCTTTACCAGCGATCAAAGGTCACTGAGATCCTCTCGTTCCTGGGTAGACTCAAGCGAATGGAGCCGTCAAAGGCGGCCGCCCGTGCTGCGGAGATGCTCCAACGAGTGGGACTGTATGAGCACCGCGACAAAAAGGTGAACGCCCTTTCACGAGGCATGAACCAGCTTGTACAGTTCGCCGGCGCTCTCATTCACGAGCCGGATCTCATAGTCCTCGACGAGCCGTTCTCAGGCCTGGACCCACTGAATGTGAAGCTTATGAAAGAGATAATCGGCGAACAGAAGGCCCGTGGGGCGGCCGTCATTTTCAGCACCCACCAGATGGCGGACGTTGAAGAGCTTTGCCAACGTGTGTTCCTCATTTCCGACGGCAAACGGCTTCTCTACGGGGACCTGATGGAGATAAAGAGGGCTCGTGGGAAGAGGAATGTCCGCGTCTCCGCGCCCAGCGTCCTCGAGTCCATACCCGGGGTTTCTCGAGCCGAGCGTCGGAACGGCTTTATGGAGTACGTCCTGGGCGAATCACTGAAACCTGAGCACGTGTTAAGGGCCTACCTGGACGCAGGCCTGCCCGTGGACCGTTACGAGGTTGCGCTGCCCACACTGAATGAGATCTTCATCGAGGAGGTGAGCCGTGCCCGCGCCTCGAGGTGA
- a CDS encoding ABC transporter permease encodes MPAPRGEMTVIFIEEIRRTVRRTSYVLILLSVPVLLLALLAIVPAVKAFTEREGAAEQPRPAAIVSLAPEVPLAGEGPAGYVYLSSRAEGIDRLVKGEIRDLFVVPEDYVSSGRVEWVRKGGSLLAGFDPGPDAATGATVEAVLRSSLAAQSLSREVLGRALSPAAFSMVRVDENGSPIPADGADDLAKFFTSFIGGMLLIFSIIAGGSSLLQSVAEEKENRMVEVLLTSARPFTIMAGKVLAIGLSGLFMMAVWVGSILAILPRVFELIPGSPTVPIDAGTAAWVLAFYVAGYFISGILLAAMGAATTGVKEANQMSTIVILPMVAPMWFLAPIVSEPNGVLARALSFFPMTAPMTAMLRLAAEPPSVLELGASLAIMVVSSIGLLWLAARIFRAGILMYGQRMTLRRFTRALKEAG; translated from the coding sequence GTGCCCGCGCCTCGAGGTGAGATGACAGTGATCTTCATAGAGGAAATCAGGAGGACCGTCCGGAGGACCTCGTACGTCCTGATCCTCCTGTCCGTCCCGGTTCTGCTACTGGCGCTACTGGCAATCGTTCCGGCAGTGAAGGCGTTCACCGAACGCGAAGGCGCTGCGGAACAGCCAAGGCCGGCGGCCATCGTTAGCCTTGCCCCGGAAGTGCCGCTCGCGGGCGAAGGCCCTGCGGGATATGTGTACCTTTCATCGCGGGCGGAAGGGATCGATCGTCTCGTCAAAGGGGAGATTCGCGACTTGTTCGTTGTTCCGGAAGACTACGTCTCGTCCGGCCGCGTAGAGTGGGTCAGGAAAGGCGGCAGCTTGCTTGCCGGTTTCGACCCAGGCCCGGACGCTGCAACAGGCGCGACAGTGGAAGCGGTACTGCGGTCGTCGCTGGCGGCACAGTCCCTGTCCCGGGAGGTGCTGGGAAGGGCTCTCTCTCCCGCGGCGTTCAGTATGGTACGAGTAGACGAGAACGGCAGTCCCATTCCGGCGGATGGTGCGGACGACCTGGCGAAGTTCTTTACGTCCTTCATCGGCGGGATGCTGCTGATATTCTCGATCATCGCGGGCGGGAGCAGCCTGCTCCAGAGCGTTGCTGAGGAGAAAGAGAACCGCATGGTCGAGGTCCTCCTGACATCGGCACGGCCGTTCACCATCATGGCAGGCAAAGTCCTGGCAATCGGACTCTCCGGCCTCTTCATGATGGCCGTCTGGGTAGGCTCCATCCTCGCCATTCTACCCCGGGTATTCGAGCTCATCCCCGGTTCGCCGACCGTGCCGATAGACGCCGGGACCGCCGCATGGGTGCTGGCATTTTATGTCGCCGGGTACTTCATCAGCGGCATACTCCTCGCGGCCATGGGCGCGGCGACGACCGGCGTCAAGGAAGCCAACCAGATGTCCACGATTGTCATTCTTCCGATGGTTGCCCCCATGTGGTTCCTGGCGCCCATCGTAAGCGAGCCGAACGGGGTGCTGGCCAGAGCGCTGTCCTTCTTCCCTATGACTGCGCCCATGACTGCAATGCTGAGGCTGGCCGCTGAGCCGCCTTCCGTGCTCGAATTGGGCGCAAGTCTAGCGATAATGGTCGTCTCAAGCATCGGTCTGCTCTGGCTGGCGGCGCGGATTTTCCGTGCCGGCATCCTGATGTACGGGCAGCGAATGACCCTGAGGCGTTTCACCAGAGCACTCAAAGAGGCAGGGTAG